The following coding sequences lie in one Biomphalaria glabrata chromosome 18, xgBioGlab47.1, whole genome shotgun sequence genomic window:
- the LOC106054738 gene encoding serine/threonine-protein phosphatase 6 regulatory ankyrin repeat subunit C-like, translating to MPRNLWKKTKQYVLENLHEEDPEEYYKYKSKIMWGLTEDEYELMQAVKSHSVQKIRTMLNKGVDPNFFKNSLNRQTPLHLASEDPASEKIVGVLLFFGANPNAQDSIGCTPLHLACLHGNAATVELLVQAGADVNIIDNYEETPLLTACKVNRRSTCQIVDKLLEAGAIVSCTNNHRQSVLHILTSPHHFPTRTEVWMVEDRFSLMKKLVASQHRHLLVSKMLSHGLSANMLDTNGLNPLSCELLVLLQAPATESDEECSKLLTAKALLAGGAILQIDKVMNEIDNILNRRTFRTPFNAPDFNNLAELIKESHAVIPRQNLQICLDKIREAETEIDTSSLQAELETCLKTVPSLLQMSKLCLRQCLGNYVLIQTELLPLPDKMKEYICSV from the exons GAAGAAGATCCAGAGGAGTATTATAAATACAAATCCAAGATCATGTGGGGACTAACTGAAGATGAATATGAGTTAATGCAG GCTGTAAAGAGCCACTCTGTACAAAAAATTCGCACAATGTTAAACAAGGGAGTGGATCCAAATTTCTTCAAGAACTCTTTAAACAGACAAACACCATTACATTTGGCATCAGAAGATCCAG CAAGTGAAAAAATAGTGGGTGTACTCTTGTTCTTTGGTGCCAACCCCAATGCTCAAGATAGTATTGGATGTACACCACTTCACCTGGCGTGTCTCCATGGCAATGCAGCCACTGTGGAGCTTTTAGTACAAGCTGGGGCTGATGTCAATATCATTGATAACTATGAAG AGACTCCATTACTGACTGCATGTAAAGTGAACAGAAGAAGTACTTGCCAAATTGTTGACAAGTTATTAGAAGCTGGAGCCATAGTTTCTTGTACTAATAATCACAGACAGTCAG TTCTCCATATTTTGACTAGTCCCCATCACTTCCCCACTCGTACTGAAGTGTGGATGGTAGAGGATAGATTCTCTCTCATGAAGAAACTAGTAGCCAGTCAGCATAGACATTTGTTAGTCAGTAAGATGTTGAGTCATGGCTTGTCTGCCAATATGTTGGACACCAATG GTCTCAACCCACTAAGTTGTGAGCTCTTGGTCTTGCTGCAGGCTCCAGCCACTGAATCTGATGAAGAGTGTTCAAAACTGCTGACAGCTAAAGCATTGTTAGCTGGTGGTGCCATCTTGCAGATTGATAAAGTCATGAATGAAATTGAT AATATACTCAACCGCAGAACTTTTCGCACACCCTTCAATGCTCCAGATTTTAACAATCTAGCAGAACTGATCAAAGAGTCTCATGCGGTTATACCAAGGCAAAATTTACAGATCTGCCTGGACAAGATCAGAGAAGCAGAGACAGAAATTGACACAAGCAGCCTGCAGGCTGAGTTAGAAACCTGCTTAAAAACAGTGCCATCTCTGCTTCAGATGAGCAAGCTTTGTTTAAGACAATGTCTAGGTAACTATGTCTTGATCCAAACAGAACTACTTCCCCTGCCTGataaaatgaaagaatataTTTGTAGTGTTTGA